The Manihot esculenta cultivar AM560-2 chromosome 1, M.esculenta_v8, whole genome shotgun sequence genome has a window encoding:
- the LOC110613888 gene encoding transcription factor 25, with translation MSARLLKKVLKEQEQQQQHHEEEEEPESPDLSTRPAINPFDLLNDDDSNQENESEITDESLMGNDYKEESSVIKSLVSVVSTSNQKSKKKKKKKNKAAPSSSANKGESLLDKALENVSLDANSSRNQPEPVKTRPEKVREEFTKQYAPSILQVDPKCLNPENELRRIFGSKVVKSFERSNLASSSRQVRGTRRGSHHARKTILVSPSEHWPRWDGSLSMEFLETRDGYHYFRYVHSSSYDQAQKSFEAAKAIHDLNGIASILLYHPYHLDSLITMADYFKFVGEHQMSADAIAKCLYALECAWHPMFTPLQGNCQLKISHETNKAIFTTLFTHMKNMDRRGCHRSALEVCKLLLSLDLDDPMGTLFCIDYFTLRAEEYAWLEQFSEDYKSDNSLWLFPNFSYSLAICRFYLEREESGKDTFVLAKKSASADLMKQALMLHPSVLKKLVDKVPLKDQAWINILKHSFFRSEKTGSPSLDHLINIYIARSYIIWRLPDLQKLLRDAALQVIETIEHNSSEAKDWACVRKEAFSSENNEYSHLLVSDFSDAVPTLPPENLQNFMVDPRIREADPNGVRIANPAAGGPAARDVANRNALAVLFESMLPWVHYGAGEDEGANEENQVNEDDRGNRD, from the exons GAGAATGAGTCAGAAATTACTGATGAATCCTTGATGGGAAATGATTACAAAGAAGAATCCTCTGTGATCAAAAGCTTGGTTAGTGTAGTGTCAACATCCAACCAAAAatccaagaaaaagaaaaagaagaaaaacaagGCAGCCCCATCTTCCAGTGCAAATAAAGGTGAAAGCCTACTGGATAAGGCACTAGAAAATGTCTCCTTGGATGCTAATTCTTCAAGAAATCAACCTGAACCTGTCAAAACCAGACCAGAAAAAGTTCGTGAAGAGTTTACTAAACAATATGCCCCATCCATCCTTCAAGTGGATCCCAAATGTCTAAATCCTGAGAATGAGTTACGAAGAATTTTTGGTTCTAAGGTGGTGAAATCATTTGAGAGAAGTAATCTAGCCAGCAGTTCTAGGCAGGTTCGTGGGACAAGACGTGGAAGCCATCATGCCAGAAAGACTATTCTAGTCTCTCCATCAGAACATTGGCCCCGCTGGGATGGATCTCTGTCTATGGAATTTTTGGAGACGAGGGATGGATATCATTACTttag GTATGTGCACTCATCTTCCTATGATCAAGCTCAAAAATCATTTGAAGCTGCCAAAGCTATTCATGATCTGAATGGCATAGCAAGCATTTTACTATACCATCCATATCATTTAGATTCACTTATAACAATGGCAGACTATTTCAAATTTGTGGGTGAACATCAAATGTCAGCTGATGCTATTGCAAAGTGTTTGTATGCCTTGGAATGTGCATGGCATCCCATGTTCACCCCCTTGCAAGGCAATTGCCAGTTGAAGATCAGCCATGAAACAAACAAGGCAATATTCACAACACTTTTCACTCACATGAAAAATATGGACAGGCGAGGATGCCATCGTTCTGCCCTTGAAGTTTGTAAATTATTGCTTTCACTGGATTTAGATGATCCAATGGGGACATTGTTCTGTATTGACTACTTCACTTTGAGAGCAGAGGAGTACGCATGGTTGGAGCAATTTTCAGAAGACTATAAAAGTGATAACTCCTTATGGTTGTTTCCAAATTTCTCTTATTCCCTTGCAATTTGCCGATTTTATCTCGAGCGAGAGGAATCTGGAAAAGATACTTTTGTGCTTGCTAAAAAGTCTGCTTCAGCAGATTTAATGAAGCAGGCCTTGATGCTTCATCCTTCTGTTCTTAAAAAGCTTGTAGACAAAGTACCTTTGAAAGATCAGGCGTGGATAAATATACTGAAGCATTCCTTCTTTAGATCAGAGAAAACTGGCTCCCCATCTTTGGACCATcttatcaatatttatatagCGAGAAGTTATATCATATGGAGGCTTCCAGATTTGCAGAAATTGCTTCGAGATGCAGCTTTGCAAGTAATCGAAACCATAGAACATAACAGTAGTGAAGCTAAGGATTGGGCTTGTGTGCGAAAAGAGGCTTTCTCATCTGAGAACAATGA GTATAGCCATTTGCTGGTTTCAGATTTTTCTGATGCTGTGCCAACTCTTCCACCCGAGAACTTGCAAAATTTCATGGTTGATCCCAGGATAAGGGAGGCTGACCCAAATGGAGTCCGAATTGCCAATCCAGCTGCTGGTGGTCCTGCTGCACGGGATGTCGCAAATCGCAATGCATTGGCTGTCTTATTTGAGTCAATGTTGCCGTGGGTTCATTATGGCGCTGGAGAAGATGAAGGAGCTAATGAGGAGAACCAAGTTAATGAAGATGACCGAGGGAACCGGGACTGA